Proteins found in one Gemmatimonadaceae bacterium genomic segment:
- a CDS encoding ABC transporter substrate-binding protein, with protein MPFLRSRRVGALLAACSLVACTKPAPPILRIGLIGIFEGTAKDASGIPAQRGAQLAVEELNAAGGVNIGGVRHLVRLTERQIEPRTDAAAAAARNLINIDSVDVVIGPQFSNLAIAAGAVAEAASVPLIAPMASSPTVTADRQFVTRLAFVDAQQGEVLARFAYDSLKVRRAAALFNVASGYGREIVRLFSSTFSIVGGTFTDSVTFNSDAPEELNTALRRVLAGRPDAILLPNFVSKDSMQPRLLRAMGYTGRFLGSDGWDATAIKDRSALVGVIIVGNFDKRDARPALAAFSARWRQRYPNDMLRATAAATYDAVKIVADAALAAGTTEGTALAMAIRAPRTFEGALATYRFNGSGDPIRGAVLLEVRADSAILRATATATR; from the coding sequence ATGCCATTTCTTCGAAGCCGACGCGTCGGTGCGCTGCTCGCGGCATGCTCGCTGGTCGCCTGCACCAAGCCTGCTCCGCCGATCCTGCGGATAGGGCTCATCGGCATTTTCGAAGGGACCGCCAAGGATGCCTCGGGCATTCCGGCGCAGCGAGGGGCCCAGCTGGCGGTTGAGGAGCTCAACGCGGCGGGCGGCGTGAACATCGGCGGCGTCCGCCATCTGGTCCGCCTGACCGAACGGCAGATCGAGCCGCGCACCGACGCGGCCGCGGCGGCGGCGCGGAACCTGATCAACATCGACTCGGTCGATGTGGTCATCGGGCCGCAATTCAGCAATCTCGCCATCGCCGCCGGCGCCGTCGCCGAGGCCGCGTCGGTACCCTTGATCGCGCCCATGGCCTCGAGCCCCACGGTGACGGCCGACCGACAGTTCGTCACGCGCCTGGCCTTTGTGGACGCGCAGCAGGGCGAAGTGCTCGCCCGCTTTGCGTACGACTCGCTCAAGGTGCGGCGCGCCGCCGCGCTGTTCAACGTCGCCAGTGGGTACGGACGCGAAATTGTCCGCCTCTTCAGCAGCACGTTCAGCATCGTCGGTGGCACCTTTACCGACTCGGTGACCTTCAACAGCGACGCCCCCGAGGAGCTGAACACCGCGCTGCGGCGCGTGCTCGCCGGTCGCCCCGATGCGATTCTGCTCCCCAACTTTGTGTCGAAGGACTCGATGCAGCCGCGCCTGCTGCGCGCGATGGGCTACACGGGTCGCTTTCTCGGCAGCGATGGCTGGGATGCCACCGCCATCAAGGATCGATCGGCGTTGGTCGGCGTGATCATCGTGGGGAACTTTGACAAGCGCGATGCGCGCCCCGCGCTCGCGGCGTTCAGCGCCCGCTGGCGCCAGCGCTATCCCAACGACATGCTGCGCGCGACCGCCGCCGCGACCTACGATGCGGTGAAGATCGTGGCGGATGCGGCGCTCGCCGCCGGGACCACCGAGGGGACCGCGCTCGCCATGGCCATTCGGGCGCCCCGCACCTTCGAGGGGGCCCTCGCCACCTATCGCTTCAACGGCTCCGGCGATCCGATCCGCGGCGCCGTCCTGCTCGAGGTCCGCGCCGACTCGGCGATCCTGCGCGCCACCGCGACCGCCACACGCTGA
- a CDS encoding alpha/beta fold hydrolase, producing MLLRLALLAALSAAPLAAQAPCVTATAACERWLTWGTGPQRTKVYGTYALDKANPKLTRALIMVHGAGRNADHYFETSIAAAFLAGALDNTMVLAPRFAARTDTVAANEILWPEGGTSWRAGGISPTLATVNSFDLADQLVKLLADTKRFPNLKHIVIAGHSAGGQYATRYAMASKVHDTPGVELSYVVANPSSYAWPTDERPLPVGNGNPEGADKEALGENGEKVNGNFQFGPFDASKAPAFNKWPAGLDDLQGYVKGMSKEQLVKNLVARPTTYLLGQVDVLPLGGFDSSANAMAQGPTRRARGEAFFTYVTQKLGAKHRAIIVSECGHNDRCVYTTNVVFPVIFPK from the coding sequence ATGCTCCTCCGTCTCGCCCTCCTCGCCGCACTCTCTGCGGCCCCGCTCGCCGCCCAAGCCCCCTGCGTCACCGCCACCGCCGCCTGCGAGCGCTGGCTCACGTGGGGCACCGGCCCGCAGCGTACGAAGGTCTACGGCACCTACGCGCTCGACAAAGCCAATCCCAAGCTCACGCGCGCGCTCATCATGGTGCACGGCGCCGGGCGCAATGCCGATCACTACTTCGAAACGAGCATCGCGGCGGCGTTCCTCGCCGGCGCGCTCGACAACACGATGGTGCTCGCGCCGCGCTTCGCCGCCCGAACGGACACCGTCGCCGCGAATGAGATCCTCTGGCCCGAAGGCGGCACGTCGTGGCGCGCCGGCGGCATCTCGCCGACGCTCGCGACCGTGAACAGCTTCGATCTCGCCGATCAGCTCGTGAAGCTCCTGGCCGATACGAAGCGCTTCCCCAACCTCAAGCACATCGTCATCGCCGGCCACTCCGCGGGCGGGCAGTACGCCACGCGCTACGCGATGGCCAGCAAGGTGCACGACACACCGGGCGTCGAGCTGTCGTACGTCGTCGCCAATCCGTCGAGCTACGCCTGGCCCACCGACGAGCGCCCGCTCCCGGTTGGCAACGGCAACCCCGAGGGCGCCGACAAGGAAGCGCTGGGCGAGAACGGCGAGAAGGTGAACGGCAACTTCCAGTTCGGTCCGTTCGACGCGAGCAAGGCGCCCGCCTTCAACAAGTGGCCCGCCGGCCTCGATGACCTGCAGGGGTACGTGAAGGGGATGAGCAAGGAGCAGCTGGTGAAGAATCTCGTGGCGCGCCCCACCACCTACTTGCTTGGGCAAGTGGATGTCCTGCCCCTCGGCGGCTTCGACTCCAGCGCGAATGCGATGGCGCAGGGGCCCACGCGCCGCGCGCGAGGTGAAGCATTCTTTACGTACGTGACCCAAAAACTCGGGGCGAAGCACCGCGCGATCATCGTGTCCGAATGCGGACACAACGATCGCTGTGTGTATACGACGAACGTCGTGTTCCCCGTGATCTTCCCGAAGTGA
- a CDS encoding TonB family protein, which yields MISAPFDLTTWMFAATAFGVLLIVAAFAVERFQRIRARSTRGVWAVALSVAVMWPGVARLWLTQPAVEVADGVGAPIIGAMTPVSTPVSLSIRQQLLEWWSSHGNTVLLALWLGMSALLFSQLLRALWQLRRAAADAHTTELVGEPVLVSESLGPAVFGVWRPRVVVPRWVLELDESLQQLVIRHEREHCDGRDSWLVWLAVLSTTLVPWNLAVWYLAHRLRLAMEVDCDARTLRAFPERRTAYARLLLFIAQRATPVRIAPALAHWPSHLSRRISAMTNASFALPLLQRTIAGIVVIGAAAAACSRPVAGNLAGPAPAPKVASTAAPSAAPAAAPTVAPSVAPAPSPASPRELSAADSATRASVPWFDFQVEKPATMKPGMRGPRYPDALRAAKTEGAVLAQFVVGTDGRVDLTTYKAVKSDHDDFSAAVKDALGVMEFEPAQVKGKAVKQLVQMPFAFALSKDPVSAASPSPLPSPSMAAVDREASMLPTTSPAPVYPAALREARVEGQVLVMVVVNDDGSPDMASFKVLKTDRDEFAEAVREAVQNTRWTPAMKDGRAVRQLVRYPYAFRLAK from the coding sequence ATGATCTCGGCTCCTTTCGACCTCACCACGTGGATGTTCGCCGCGACCGCATTCGGTGTGTTGCTGATCGTGGCTGCGTTCGCGGTGGAGCGCTTTCAACGCATTCGGGCACGGTCGACGCGGGGCGTATGGGCGGTGGCGCTCAGCGTCGCCGTCATGTGGCCTGGCGTGGCGCGGCTCTGGCTAACGCAGCCCGCGGTAGAGGTGGCTGATGGTGTCGGTGCGCCGATCATTGGCGCAATGACGCCGGTATCCACGCCAGTTTCCCTCAGTATCCGGCAGCAGCTTCTCGAGTGGTGGTCGTCACACGGCAACACGGTTCTCCTCGCCCTGTGGCTCGGCATGAGCGCCCTGCTGTTCTCGCAGCTGCTTCGTGCGCTCTGGCAGCTGCGCCGAGCCGCGGCCGACGCGCACACGACTGAGCTCGTGGGCGAGCCCGTGCTCGTGAGCGAATCGCTGGGACCTGCGGTCTTCGGCGTGTGGCGCCCGCGCGTGGTGGTGCCGCGGTGGGTGCTGGAACTGGATGAATCGCTGCAGCAGCTCGTGATCCGTCACGAACGCGAGCACTGCGACGGCCGCGACTCGTGGCTGGTGTGGCTCGCGGTGCTCAGCACCACGCTGGTGCCGTGGAACCTCGCGGTGTGGTACCTCGCGCATCGCCTGCGTCTGGCGATGGAAGTGGACTGCGACGCGCGCACGTTGCGCGCGTTTCCTGAGCGGCGCACCGCCTATGCGCGGTTGCTCCTCTTCATTGCCCAACGGGCCACGCCGGTCCGCATTGCGCCGGCCCTGGCGCATTGGCCATCGCATCTTTCCCGGAGAATTTCGGCTATGACGAATGCGTCCTTTGCGTTGCCTCTGCTGCAGCGCACCATCGCCGGCATCGTCGTGATTGGTGCGGCGGCTGCGGCCTGCTCGCGTCCGGTGGCCGGCAATCTCGCCGGGCCGGCGCCGGCACCAAAGGTGGCCTCGACGGCGGCGCCTTCCGCTGCACCCGCCGCCGCACCCACCGTAGCGCCTTCTGTGGCACCCGCCCCGTCGCCCGCGTCGCCGAGGGAGCTCTCGGCCGCCGACTCGGCGACGCGCGCCAGTGTGCCCTGGTTCGACTTCCAGGTGGAGAAGCCAGCCACCATGAAGCCCGGGATGCGTGGGCCACGCTATCCCGACGCGCTGCGCGCCGCGAAGACCGAAGGCGCGGTCCTCGCGCAGTTCGTGGTCGGCACCGATGGACGCGTCGACTTGACCACCTATAAGGCGGTCAAGTCCGATCACGACGACTTCAGTGCGGCGGTCAAGGACGCGCTCGGTGTGATGGAGTTCGAGCCGGCGCAGGTAAAGGGCAAGGCGGTGAAGCAGCTGGTGCAGATGCCGTTCGCCTTTGCGCTCTCGAAGGACCCGGTATCGGCAGCCTCTCCATCGCCGTTGCCTTCGCCGTCGATGGCCGCGGTTGATCGCGAGGCCAGTATGCTCCCGACAACGTCACCGGCGCCCGTGTATCCGGCGGCGCTTCGCGAAGCCCGCGTGGAAGGGCAGGTACTGGTGATGGTCGTGGTGAACGATGATGGGTCGCCCGACATGGCCTCGTTCAAGGTGCTGAAGACCGATCGTGACGAGTTCGCCGAGGCCGTCCGCGAGGCGGTGCAGAACACGCGCTGGACGCCGGCCATGAAGGATGGGCGCGCCGTCCGTCAGCTCGTCCGATACCCCTACGCATTCCGATTGGCCAAGTAG
- a CDS encoding response regulator has protein sequence MRRTLATRLATAVVALGSAFVLVGGVLSYRSASATLRTRVLAQLEADAADGADHLTNWLERQRAALIVNAQAYTHMVRYLPARPDSLPLETLPQILLSTEELQLIGVPSGRVIRSTNLKNVGSYAQDEQFYRGGRNATYIQGIYYSGSTGRPRLAVAAPIRAPGDSVVRAVLAAHLDLSLLENAIGRQFTEARQPGAPLPVTAYLVNEDADFVSAKRFGRAGVKRGVYSVAIDRARAGGSGTALYANYEGRPVIGSWRWIPALELALIVESPQEAAFAPARRLLVNTLLIGLLGALVLAWGLIAITRRFTDPVVLVANAATRVASGDFGVTVPESGRDEAAQLGRAFNTMTGRLQSVYASLETQVTATREALDEVRRNRELLRDLLDNTALLVLVLDLEGRIRLANRRAADLGGIGEDEAAGRTLESLYGAAARPLEQVLTRARDRQLSVEQELELATPRGSHGWQVVCFPLTRDDGETYAYGIVGTDLTERARAEGERRARDASVQQAQKLESLGVMAGGIAHDFNNILGAIIGNAELAREALSSPPTDIDEAVGALERINSAGRRAAELTRQMLAYAGRASLRHETIDLRQVIGDMLPIVRASQSKKVRFDVAPMPQPLWVACDPSQLSQVVLNLLTNAAEAIGDATGTVALEAVRTITPTDASDEAWVRLSVIDTGPGIPADVQSRIFDPFFSTKESGRGLGLSAVRGIVRSLGGSLQLESKPGRTRFDIYLRPEVGMERATAPEPAPMRDLAGTLLVIDDEMLIRQLVSRIAQRMGLDVLEADDGETGLRLFFEHARDVSAIMLDLTMPGMNGAEVLAHVRRTHPHVPVIVMSGYDADDALATIGEDSALSFLQKPFSPELLRGRITEALRPRVG, from the coding sequence GTGCGCCGCACCCTCGCCACGCGGCTCGCCACGGCGGTCGTGGCCCTTGGCAGCGCCTTTGTGCTGGTCGGCGGTGTGCTGTCGTATCGATCAGCATCGGCCACGCTCCGCACGCGCGTGCTCGCGCAGTTGGAGGCCGATGCAGCTGATGGGGCCGACCATCTGACGAACTGGCTGGAACGCCAGCGCGCCGCACTCATCGTGAATGCGCAGGCCTACACGCACATGGTGCGGTATCTCCCCGCGCGCCCGGACTCGCTGCCGCTCGAAACGCTCCCGCAGATTCTGCTCTCCACCGAAGAGTTGCAGCTGATCGGGGTCCCCTCCGGCCGCGTCATCCGGTCCACGAACCTCAAGAACGTCGGTAGCTACGCCCAAGACGAGCAGTTCTACCGGGGTGGGCGGAACGCCACGTACATCCAGGGGATCTACTACAGCGGGAGTACGGGGCGCCCACGCCTCGCCGTCGCGGCTCCCATCCGCGCGCCCGGCGACTCGGTCGTGCGAGCGGTCCTGGCGGCCCATCTCGACCTGTCGCTCCTGGAGAATGCGATCGGGCGGCAGTTCACGGAGGCGCGGCAACCAGGCGCCCCCCTGCCGGTCACCGCATATCTGGTGAACGAAGACGCCGACTTCGTGTCGGCCAAACGCTTTGGCCGCGCTGGTGTGAAGCGGGGCGTGTACAGCGTTGCCATCGATCGGGCACGCGCCGGGGGATCGGGCACCGCGCTCTATGCCAACTACGAGGGGCGGCCCGTGATCGGGTCGTGGCGCTGGATCCCCGCGCTGGAGCTCGCGCTCATCGTCGAATCGCCGCAGGAAGCGGCGTTCGCGCCGGCGCGCCGCCTGCTCGTCAACACGCTGCTGATCGGGCTCCTGGGTGCGCTCGTGCTTGCGTGGGGGCTCATTGCGATCACGCGGCGCTTCACCGATCCGGTGGTGCTCGTCGCCAACGCCGCAACGCGCGTGGCCAGCGGCGACTTTGGTGTCACCGTCCCGGAGTCCGGTCGCGACGAAGCCGCACAGCTCGGCCGCGCATTCAACACCATGACCGGGCGCCTGCAGTCGGTCTATGCCTCGTTGGAAACGCAAGTCACGGCCACGCGCGAGGCGCTCGACGAAGTCCGCCGCAATCGGGAGCTGCTGCGCGACCTGCTCGACAACACGGCCCTGCTCGTGCTCGTCCTTGATCTCGAGGGCCGCATCCGGCTGGCCAATCGCCGGGCCGCCGATCTGGGCGGCATCGGCGAGGACGAGGCCGCGGGGCGGACGCTCGAGTCACTCTACGGCGCAGCCGCGCGGCCGCTGGAGCAGGTGCTCACGCGGGCGCGTGATCGGCAGTTGTCGGTGGAGCAGGAGCTCGAACTCGCGACCCCGCGCGGCTCGCACGGCTGGCAGGTGGTCTGCTTTCCGCTGACCCGCGACGACGGCGAGACCTATGCGTATGGCATCGTCGGCACCGATCTCACGGAACGGGCCCGCGCGGAAGGCGAGCGTCGGGCGCGCGATGCGAGCGTGCAGCAGGCGCAGAAGCTCGAAAGTCTCGGCGTGATGGCCGGCGGTATCGCGCATGACTTCAACAACATCCTGGGTGCCATCATCGGCAATGCGGAGCTGGCGCGTGAAGCGCTCTCCAGCCCGCCCACGGATATCGACGAAGCAGTCGGTGCCCTCGAGCGCATCAACAGCGCCGGCCGCCGCGCGGCCGAACTCACCCGGCAGATGCTGGCCTACGCCGGTCGTGCCAGTCTGCGCCATGAGACGATCGACCTGCGTCAGGTGATCGGCGACATGCTGCCCATCGTGCGGGCGTCGCAGTCCAAGAAGGTGCGGTTCGACGTCGCGCCCATGCCGCAGCCGCTGTGGGTCGCCTGTGATCCGTCGCAGCTGTCGCAGGTGGTCTTGAACCTGCTCACCAACGCGGCAGAAGCTATCGGCGATGCCACGGGCACGGTCGCGCTGGAGGCCGTGCGCACCATCACGCCCACCGATGCATCGGACGAGGCGTGGGTCCGGCTGTCGGTCATCGACACCGGGCCGGGTATACCGGCCGACGTGCAGTCGCGCATCTTCGATCCCTTCTTTTCCACCAAGGAGTCGGGGCGCGGGCTGGGTCTCAGTGCCGTCCGCGGCATTGTGCGCTCGCTTGGCGGCTCTTTGCAGCTTGAATCCAAACCCGGACGCACGCGCTTCGACATTTACCTGCGCCCCGAAGTCGGCATGGAGCGAGCGACGGCGCCGGAACCCGCCCCGATGCGCGATCTTGCCGGCACTCTGCTGGTTATCGACGACGAAATGCTCATCCGCCAGCTGGTGTCGCGCATTGCCCAGCGCATGGGGCTCGATGTGCTCGAAGCGGATGACGGCGAGACGGGGCTGCGCCTCTTCTTCGAACATGCCCGTGACGTCTCGGCGATCATGCTCGACCTCACCATGCCCGGGATGAACGGCGCCGAAGTGCTCGCGCATGTGCGGCGGACGCATCCGCACGTTCCGGTCATCGTGATGAGCGGCTATGACGCCGACGACGCCCTGGCGACCATCGGGGAAGACAGCGCGCTGAGTTTCCTGCAGAAGCCGTTCTCGCCGGAGCTCCTGCGCGGGCGCATCACCGAAGCATTGCGCCCGCGCGTGGGATAA
- a CDS encoding M20/M25/M40 family metallo-hydrolase: MTRLPRLAAATALLASTAAAQSKTMPSDQDRALAREIYKEMVEVQSGFSTGSTTPIAEKTAARLKAAGFPAADIFVGGAAPHKHNLVVRYHGTGARKPILLMAHIDVVEAKKEDWSMDPFTFNEKDGYYYGRGVGDDKAQASIWIATLLRFKREGFTPDRDIIVALTADEEGGGPYNGVDWLLKNHRELIDAEFALNEGGWGEAEAGKPIANDIQVAEKYVVNYRLEVRNKGGHSSLPVPDNAIYHLAGALSKIGTFGFPLKTNAVTREYFRVMSTLEKGPLAKDLALVAKNDPMAMQRVAKASVNFNATLRTTCVATMLEGGHAKNALPQLAAAEVNCRVHPDDKVEYVTATLNKVVGDTAVHISVEGTPTAGPVSPMRDDVMGTTKAITSEMWNGVQTVPIMVMGATDGKATRSAGIPTYGIMGLFFDRDDVRFHGRDERVRVQAYHEAQTFLYTLVKRLASGRTGI; the protein is encoded by the coding sequence ATGACGCGTCTTCCACGCCTCGCTGCTGCCACTGCGCTTCTCGCCAGCACCGCCGCAGCGCAGTCCAAGACCATGCCCTCCGACCAGGATCGCGCACTCGCCCGCGAGATCTACAAGGAGATGGTTGAGGTTCAATCGGGTTTCTCCACCGGCTCCACCACGCCGATCGCCGAGAAGACCGCGGCACGGCTCAAGGCGGCCGGATTCCCGGCGGCCGACATCTTCGTGGGCGGCGCGGCGCCACACAAGCACAATCTCGTGGTACGCTACCATGGCACCGGCGCGCGCAAGCCGATCCTGCTCATGGCCCACATCGATGTGGTGGAAGCCAAGAAGGAGGACTGGTCGATGGACCCGTTCACCTTCAATGAGAAGGACGGCTACTACTACGGCCGAGGCGTGGGCGACGACAAGGCGCAGGCGTCGATCTGGATTGCCACGCTGCTGCGCTTCAAGCGCGAAGGGTTCACGCCGGACCGCGATATCATCGTGGCGCTCACCGCCGACGAAGAGGGCGGCGGCCCGTACAATGGCGTGGACTGGCTGCTCAAGAATCATCGTGAGCTGATCGACGCCGAGTTTGCGCTCAACGAGGGCGGCTGGGGCGAAGCGGAGGCCGGCAAGCCGATCGCCAACGACATTCAGGTCGCCGAGAAGTACGTGGTGAACTATCGGCTCGAGGTGCGCAACAAGGGCGGCCACAGCTCACTGCCGGTCCCCGATAACGCCATCTACCATCTGGCGGGCGCGCTGAGCAAGATCGGCACCTTTGGCTTCCCGCTCAAAACCAACGCCGTGACGCGCGAGTACTTCCGCGTCATGAGCACGCTCGAGAAGGGACCCCTGGCCAAGGATCTCGCCCTGGTGGCCAAGAACGACCCGATGGCGATGCAGCGGGTGGCCAAGGCCAGTGTGAACTTCAACGCCACGTTGCGTACCACCTGTGTGGCCACGATGCTCGAGGGCGGCCATGCCAAGAATGCGCTGCCGCAGCTCGCCGCGGCCGAGGTGAACTGCCGTGTGCACCCCGACGACAAGGTGGAGTACGTGACGGCCACGCTGAACAAAGTCGTGGGCGACACCGCCGTGCACATCAGCGTGGAAGGCACGCCGACTGCCGGCCCGGTGAGCCCGATGCGCGACGACGTGATGGGCACCACCAAGGCCATTACCAGCGAGATGTGGAACGGCGTGCAGACCGTGCCCATCATGGTCATGGGCGCCACCGACGGCAAAGCCACGCGCTCGGCGGGGATCCCCACCTATGGAATCATGGGCCTCTTCTTCGATCGCGACGATGTGCGCTTCCACGGCCGCGATGAGCGCGTGCGTGTGCAGGCCTACCACGAAGCCCAGACGTTCCTGTATACGCTGGTGAAGCGGCTCGCGAGCGGACGGACGGGGATCTGA
- a CDS encoding DUF433 domain-containing protein, with amino-acid sequence MSNLPSPLITSSPDRLGGTTVFTGTRVPVQSLIDYLEAGHPLDHFLDEFPSVSREHAIAVLELAKHALISPAT; translated from the coding sequence ATGTCGAACCTGCCCTCACCGCTCATCACCAGCTCCCCCGATCGTCTCGGCGGGACGACGGTGTTCACGGGGACGCGCGTTCCGGTGCAGTCGCTCATCGACTACCTCGAGGCCGGGCATCCTCTGGATCACTTCCTCGATGAGTTCCCGAGCGTCTCTCGCGAGCACGCGATCGCAGTCCTTGAGCTGGCGAAGCACGCGCTAATCTCGCCCGCCACCTGA
- a CDS encoding BlaI/MecI/CopY family transcriptional regulator, giving the protein MSPPQAGAPLGERELDVMAVLWELGSGTVSEVLAYLGEPLAYTTILTILRNLEAKQCVRREEEGRGHRYFPVVEQQAARRSALSRLLDGFFDGSPHALLAQLVRDHGLSGDELQALAKQLRAMPAEDKSGRATPKPRKGTR; this is encoded by the coding sequence ATGTCCCCACCGCAGGCTGGAGCGCCCCTCGGCGAGCGCGAGCTCGACGTGATGGCGGTACTCTGGGAGCTCGGCTCCGGCACCGTCAGCGAAGTGCTTGCGTATCTCGGCGAACCGCTGGCGTACACCACGATTCTCACGATCCTGCGCAATCTCGAGGCGAAGCAGTGCGTGCGCCGCGAGGAGGAGGGGAGGGGGCATCGCTACTTCCCGGTCGTCGAGCAGCAGGCGGCGCGGCGCAGTGCGCTGAGTCGACTGCTTGACGGCTTCTTCGATGGCTCGCCGCACGCGCTGCTCGCCCAGCTGGTGCGCGATCACGGCCTGAGTGGGGACGAGCTGCAGGCACTGGCGAAGCAGCTGCGCGCGATGCCGGCCGAGGACAAGTCCGGGCGGGCAACGCCGAAGCCGAGGAAGGGAACGCGATGA
- a CDS encoding alpha/beta fold hydrolase: MHGLGRSSEDFEGVRRALGNTWPTIAPDLPFHGAAAARTPPDAAATLTAFADTVVAAVHDARAERVALIGHSLGAAVCIEAARRLGPRVAHVIALDALLNPRVYPRQPAALVAVSRVASRLLHPLLAHLLARALLPAPRDPARLHEVVRGLRAVPARVAAEASADLAAWDRDAALTAITAPVTLVPAAPFYRPTAFAALTPRCALSGPVAGSHFFLLERPEETAACLRSILVATTDHTSSSPHAR, from the coding sequence GTGCACGGGCTCGGACGCTCCTCGGAGGACTTCGAGGGCGTCCGCCGCGCGCTGGGCAATACCTGGCCCACGATCGCTCCCGATCTCCCCTTTCACGGGGCCGCGGCCGCCCGGACGCCACCAGACGCGGCGGCCACGCTGACCGCGTTTGCGGACACGGTCGTCGCTGCCGTGCACGACGCGCGCGCCGAACGGGTCGCGCTGATTGGCCATTCGCTGGGCGCAGCGGTGTGCATCGAAGCGGCACGGCGGCTGGGCCCGCGCGTTGCGCACGTGATCGCCCTCGATGCCTTGCTCAATCCGCGGGTGTATCCCCGCCAACCCGCCGCGCTCGTGGCCGTGTCGCGGGTGGCGAGCCGGCTGCTCCATCCGCTCCTGGCGCACCTCCTCGCGCGCGCCCTGCTCCCGGCCCCGCGCGATCCCGCCCGGCTGCACGAGGTCGTGCGCGGCCTTCGCGCCGTGCCGGCGCGTGTGGCCGCCGAGGCATCCGCCGATCTCGCGGCGTGGGATCGCGACGCCGCCCTCACCGCGATCACCGCCCCCGTCACGCTGGTGCCGGCGGCCCCCTTCTATCGGCCAACCGCCTTCGCCGCCTTGACGCCGCGCTGCGCCCTGAGCGGACCGGTGGCGGGGAGCCACTTCTTCCTGCTGGAGCGACCCGAAGAGACGGCCGCGTGCCTCCGATCGATCCTCGTCGCAACGACTGATCACACCTCGTCGTCGCCTCACGCGCGGTAA